A part of Liolophura sinensis isolate JHLJ2023 chromosome 1, CUHK_Ljap_v2, whole genome shotgun sequence genomic DNA contains:
- the LOC135482211 gene encoding LOW QUALITY PROTEIN: ras-related and estrogen-regulated growth inhibitor-like (The sequence of the model RefSeq protein was modified relative to this genomic sequence to represent the inferred CDS: deleted 3 bases in 2 codons), translating to MSLSPSPSKKQLTQAKIVMLGGCGVGKSAFVVRYITKRYIGDYENNKEMVYTHKVNSPRGDDITLEIVDTASQTSSADLENHIKSGDGFVMMYSVTDRNSFCTICRLKETLYQHKPVEIPLVLVANKSDILTARSVTEDEGTALAADLDCPKYEISVADSPQGVLESMDELLRQILREHVKSLTRLPVHQAESNKKSKLLNMKNALKKRIGRSRSDTF from the exons ATGTCTCTATCACCGAGTCCGTCCAAGAAACAACTGACCCAGGCGAAGATAGTTATGTTGGGAGGCTGTGGAGTCGGTAAATCAG CATTCGTTGTAAGGTACATCACCAAGCGCTATATTGGAGATTACGAGAACAACAA AGAAATGGTGTACACTCACAAAGTGAACTCTCCCCGAGGGGACGATATTACCCTGGAGATTGTGGATACAGCTTCGCAG ACTTCTTCTGCCGACTTGGAGAATCATATCAAATCCGGAGATGGATTCGTCATGATGTATTCTGTGACAGACCGGAACTCCTTCTGTACCATCTGTCGTCTTAAAGAAACATTGTACCAACACAAACCCGTAGAGATCCCGCTAGTTCTCGTGGCG AACAAGAGCGACATCCTAACCGCGAGATCTGTCACAGAAGATGAAGGGACAGCGCTGGCAGCAGATCTTGACTGCCCTAAATATGAAATTTCCGTAGCGGACAGCCCACAAGGTGTTTTGGAATCTATGGACGAACTTCTACGTCAAATTTTACGAGAACACGTCAAAAGTTTGACCCGACTGCCCGTCCACCAGGCC GAATCGAATAAAAAGTCAAAACTTCTGAACATGAAGAACGCTTTGAAGAAACGAATCGGTCGCAGCAGAAGCGATACCTTCTGA